The following are encoded in a window of Amaranthus tricolor cultivar Red isolate AtriRed21 chromosome 2, ASM2621246v1, whole genome shotgun sequence genomic DNA:
- the LOC130805115 gene encoding uncharacterized protein LOC130805115 isoform X1: MASLKSSTPSSFSILKPPLPTVFLHTSLLSSSKLQFQTCNGVAAFSYGRNLSSKLNNGTCFRVKSQLEFNFPVISPDDHWGIWSVLFSTGAFGLWSERTKIGNMISSALVSILIGLAASNLRIIPYEATAYSIVLEYLLPLTVPLLLFRANLRQVVQSTGRLLLAFLLGTVATVIGTVLAFFIVPMRSLGADGWKIATALMGSYIGGSVNYITISEALGVSPSNVAAGVAADNVICAIYFMVIFAIASKKTLVPSTSATDMITSESKAAVKLFTLPTATSIAVSSAICCCAVFIAKLSGIQGGTIPVATALVVVLASVFPSVFNHLAPSAEALSLVLMQVFFVVIGASGNVWSVIRTAPSIFLFAFVQVTVHLAVILGLGKLFHFDMKLLLLASNANIGGPTTASGMATAKGWDSLIIPGILAGIFGIAIATFVAIGVGITVLKHM, from the exons ATGGCGTCATTAAAAAGCAGTACACCATCGTCATTCTCTATCCTGAAACCTCCATTACCAACAGTCTTCCTCCATACTTCACTTCTTTCATCTTCGAAACTTCAATTTCAAACTTGCAATGGTGTTGCAGCTTTTTCATATGGGAGGAACTTATCTTCAAAACTCAATAATGGGACATGTTTTCGGGTGAAATCACAATTAGAATTCAATTTTCCTGTCATTTCGCCGGATGATCACTGGGGCATATGGTCTGTTCTTTTCTCCACTGGAGCATTCGGTCTTTG GTCGGAGAGGACCAAGATTGGGAACATGATCAGTTCTGCACTCGTGAGCATTTTGATTGGCCTAGCAGCAAGTAATCTAAGGATCATTCCTTACGAAGCAACAGCATATTCCATTGTGTTGGAATACTTGTTACCTTTGACTGTTCCTTTGCTCTTGTTTAGAGCTAATTTGCGTCAAGTTGTTCAGTCAACTGGGAGGCTACTTTTGGCGTTCTTGCTTGGCACAG TGGCGACAGTTATTGGGACGGTGTTAGCATTTTTTATAGTTCCCATGCGATCACTTGGTGCTGATGGTTGGAAAATTGCCACTGCACTTATGGGCAGCTACATTGGTGGAT CTGTCAATTACATTACAATTTCAGAGGCTCTTGGAGTTTCTCCATCAAATGTGGCTGCTGGCGTAGCTGCGGATAATGTCATTTGTGCTATTTACTTTATGGTAATATTTGCTATAGCGTCCAAAAAAACTCTTGTACCCTCCACTTCCGCTACAG atatgATTACTTCAGAGAGTAAAGCTGCAGTTAAGCTTTTTACACTACCTACTGCTACGTCTATTGCTGTATCTTCTGCTATTTGCTGCTGTGCCGTCTTCATCGCTAAACTTTCTGGAATCCAAGGAGGCACCATTCCTGTAGCTACCGCATTAGTAGTGGTTCTAGCTTCTGTCTTTCCCTCAGTGTTCAATCACCTTGCACCTTCTGCAGAGGCTTTATCTTTGGTTTTGATGCag GTGTTCTTTGTTGTGATTGGTGCCAGTGGCAATGTCTGGAGTGTTATCAGAACCGCACCGAGTATATTTTTGTTTGCATTTGTACAAGTTACAGTCCATCTGGCTGTCATTCTGGGTTTGGGGAAGCTATTTCACTTTGATATGAAGCTGCTACTTTTGGCTTCTAATGCTAATATTGGAGGCCCGACCACAGCATCAGGAATGGCTACGGCCAAAGGGTGGGACTCTCTGATCATACCTGGAATTCTTGCTGGCATTTTTGGCATAGCGATTGCTACATTTGTTGCTATTGGTGTTGGAATAACAGTACTTAAGCACatgtaa
- the LOC130805115 gene encoding uncharacterized protein LOC130805115 isoform X2: MASLKSSTPSSFSILKPPLPTVFLHTSLLSSSKLQFQTCNGVAAFSYGRNLSSKLNNGTCFRVKSQLEFNFPVISPDDHWGIWSVLFSTGAFGLWSERTKIGNMISSALVSILIGLAASNLRIIPYEATAYSIVLEYLLPLTVPLLLFRANLRQVVQSTGRLLLAFLLGTVATVIGTVLAFFIVPMRSLGADGWKIATALMGSYIGGSVNYITISEALGVSPSNVAAGVAADNVICAIYFMVIFAIASKKTLVPSTSATESKAAVKLFTLPTATSIAVSSAICCCAVFIAKLSGIQGGTIPVATALVVVLASVFPSVFNHLAPSAEALSLVLMQVFFVVIGASGNVWSVIRTAPSIFLFAFVQVTVHLAVILGLGKLFHFDMKLLLLASNANIGGPTTASGMATAKGWDSLIIPGILAGIFGIAIATFVAIGVGITVLKHM; the protein is encoded by the exons ATGGCGTCATTAAAAAGCAGTACACCATCGTCATTCTCTATCCTGAAACCTCCATTACCAACAGTCTTCCTCCATACTTCACTTCTTTCATCTTCGAAACTTCAATTTCAAACTTGCAATGGTGTTGCAGCTTTTTCATATGGGAGGAACTTATCTTCAAAACTCAATAATGGGACATGTTTTCGGGTGAAATCACAATTAGAATTCAATTTTCCTGTCATTTCGCCGGATGATCACTGGGGCATATGGTCTGTTCTTTTCTCCACTGGAGCATTCGGTCTTTG GTCGGAGAGGACCAAGATTGGGAACATGATCAGTTCTGCACTCGTGAGCATTTTGATTGGCCTAGCAGCAAGTAATCTAAGGATCATTCCTTACGAAGCAACAGCATATTCCATTGTGTTGGAATACTTGTTACCTTTGACTGTTCCTTTGCTCTTGTTTAGAGCTAATTTGCGTCAAGTTGTTCAGTCAACTGGGAGGCTACTTTTGGCGTTCTTGCTTGGCACAG TGGCGACAGTTATTGGGACGGTGTTAGCATTTTTTATAGTTCCCATGCGATCACTTGGTGCTGATGGTTGGAAAATTGCCACTGCACTTATGGGCAGCTACATTGGTGGAT CTGTCAATTACATTACAATTTCAGAGGCTCTTGGAGTTTCTCCATCAAATGTGGCTGCTGGCGTAGCTGCGGATAATGTCATTTGTGCTATTTACTTTATGGTAATATTTGCTATAGCGTCCAAAAAAACTCTTGTACCCTCCACTTCCGCTACAG AGAGTAAAGCTGCAGTTAAGCTTTTTACACTACCTACTGCTACGTCTATTGCTGTATCTTCTGCTATTTGCTGCTGTGCCGTCTTCATCGCTAAACTTTCTGGAATCCAAGGAGGCACCATTCCTGTAGCTACCGCATTAGTAGTGGTTCTAGCTTCTGTCTTTCCCTCAGTGTTCAATCACCTTGCACCTTCTGCAGAGGCTTTATCTTTGGTTTTGATGCag GTGTTCTTTGTTGTGATTGGTGCCAGTGGCAATGTCTGGAGTGTTATCAGAACCGCACCGAGTATATTTTTGTTTGCATTTGTACAAGTTACAGTCCATCTGGCTGTCATTCTGGGTTTGGGGAAGCTATTTCACTTTGATATGAAGCTGCTACTTTTGGCTTCTAATGCTAATATTGGAGGCCCGACCACAGCATCAGGAATGGCTACGGCCAAAGGGTGGGACTCTCTGATCATACCTGGAATTCTTGCTGGCATTTTTGGCATAGCGATTGCTACATTTGTTGCTATTGGTGTTGGAATAACAGTACTTAAGCACatgtaa
- the LOC130806169 gene encoding germin-like protein subfamily 2 member 4 — translation MAATGAVLLVLLAFTIGVFANDSDMLQDVCVADRESGIFVNGFPCKNISMITAEDFFFAGIAQPGKITNNILGSKVTGANVQDIPGLNTLGVSMARVDFAPYGLNPPHIHPRATEMIFVLKGELYVGFITTNNKLISKVVKIGETFVFPRGLAHFQKNLSKYPTAVIAAFNSQLPGTQQFAAALFTSKPDVPNDILAQAFNINTKKVEMIRAGLS, via the exons ATGGCGGCGACCGGGGCGGTGTTGTTGGTGCTACTAGCATTTACAATTGGGGTCTTTGCCAATGACTCTGATATGCTTCAAGATGTTTGTGTTGCTGATCGTGAATCGG GAATATTTGTCAATGGATTTCCCTGCAAAAACATAAGTATGATAACTGCAGAAGACTTTTTCTTTGCTGGGATTGCTCAACCAGGCAAAATCACCAACAACATATTAGGATCCAAAGTAACCGGCGCAAACGTGCAAGACATTCCCGGCCTAAACACGTTAGGAGTCTCGATGGCTCGAGTCGATTTTGCTCCTTATGGTCTAAACCCACCTCACATTCATCCTCGTGCCACCGAGATGATCTTTGTTCTTAAGGGTGAATTGTATGTTGGATTTATAACTACCAATAATAAGCTCATTTCTAAGGTTGTTAAGATTGGTGAAACATTTGTATTCCCAAGAGGTTTGGCTCACTTCCAGAAGAACTTGTCCAAATATCCAACTGCTGTTATAGCTGCTTTTAATAGTCAACTCCCCGGCACTCAGCAATTTGCTGCCGCGCTTTTTACGTCTAAACCTGATGTGCCTAACGATATATTGGCTCAGGCATTCAACATCAATACAAAGAAAGTTGAAATGATTAGGGCTGGACtttcttaa